The DNA sequence CCTCGGCAATCAACTGCACCCCCTCGGCGTGCCCACGCGCCGCACGGCAGGCCTCGCGCAACGGCACCCGCGGGTCGAATTCCTCAACGGCAATCTCGATCGTGCCGCGTTGCAGCGCGGTGTAGTCGAGCAACGCATCCACCACTTCTAGCAGGCGCGCACTCGCGGCACGGGCGATGTCGATTTCGGCGAGCTGCTCAGCCGCGCTGGCCTCTGGAATTTGCTCCCGCAGCGACGAGAGATAACTCATCACAGACGTCAGCGGCGCGCGCAACTCAAGCGACACGTTGGCGAGAAACTCGTCCTTTACCCGACGCGCGTCCACGACCGCGAGGTACTGTCGCTCCAACTCCGCATTGGATTCCACCAGGGCGGCATTCGTGCGACGCAACTCGTCCACTAGCTCCGCCTTCTCCGCCGTGGCGGCCATTTGATCGGCCACAATACGGAGCAGGCCGCGCTTGTCCGGCGTAAAGTCGCCGGTGTCGGCAAAGTAAAACGTGACCGCGCCGAGCACGCGCGTGGAGGTTTGGAGGGGCAAGGCCACGATCGCACGAAAGCCCATCTCGCGCGCCACTTCGTGCCAGTCTTCGAGATCCTGATCCGAAAACACATCGGGAATCTCAATCGCGCGGCGCTCGCTGGCGGCCTCGCCGCTTGGCCCGAATCCCACGCGGACGCGCATCTGACTGAGCCACGGGCGCATGCGCTCCGGCCATTTGTAAGCGGCCGCAAGGCGCATGAGTTCTGAGGCGCCATCCACGAGGTACACCGACGCAAACGCCGCGCCCACCACCGGGCTCACGCGATCGAGCGCGAACTGAAATACTTCTTCCGGTCGGTCCGCACGTAAGAACGCGTGCACAATCTCGCGCACCGCGACGAGCTCGCGATGTCCCGCCGATTCGACCTTCGGCGGCGCGGGGGGCGTGCGCGAGACGTACCGACGGCGTGGCATCAGCGCCGAATCGACGGAACGGGCGTCCGGGGGGAGCGCGTCACATTCACCGCACGCTTCCGGCCGCCTGATACAATCGCGCCTCGAAGGCGTCGCGCAGCTTCACCGTCAGCGCCCCCGGCTGCCCATTGCCCACCGGCTTTCCGTCCAGCGTCACAATGGGCGTGACGTCGGTGGTCGAACCGCACACAAAGATTTCGCTGGCACTCGCCAGACGGTCGGCCGGAATGGGCGTCTCGTCGAGCGCGACCCCGCGTTCGGCCAGCAGCTCCAAAATCACCTGGCGGGTGATCCCTGGGAGAATGCGCTGCGACAACGGATGCGTACGCAACGTGCCGTCGAGCATGGCAAAGACGTTCGTCGCCGCGCCCTCAGTGATAATGCCGTCTTCGTTGAGAATCGCTTCGTAGGCACCAGCCTCAGCCGCGGCCTGACGCGCCAGCACATTGCCGAGCAGGTTCACCGTCTTCCAGTCGCGCCGCTTCCAGCGGAGATCGGGATAGCTGATGGCCTTGCCGCCCTGCTCGCGTAGCGGACGCGACACCGCAAACTTCGACGCGGACACGAAAACCGTCGGAGAGACCGTTGCCGTGGGGAAGTTGTGCGTGCGTGGCGCTGCACCGCGCGTCACCTCGAGATACAAAAACGCTTCGCCGTCTTGGAGACCGTTGTCGCGCACCAGCTTCTCCTGCACACCCTTCAGCGCGGCCACCTGCTCCGCGCCAAACGGAATGCGCAATCCGGCGAGCCCGTTCACCATACGCTCCGCGTGCGCGTCCCACTCAAACAGTCGGCCGGCCGCGTAACGCACGCCTTCATAAATGCCGTCGCCAAAAATGAACCCGCGATCCTCCACGGGAATCAGCGCCTGTTCGCGTGGCACGTACTGGCCATTCAAGTAAAACGTCGTCATCGCCTGCTCCTGACGTGTTGAGCTACGTGGTGAACGTGTGGTGTGTGTTTCGAAAATCAGCCCAGCATCTGCTCAATCGCGCGAACGAGTGGCGCAAAGCTCAACCGCTTGCCGGTCACGCGCTGCGCCTGTTCTTCGGCTAGCTCTCGCTGGCCCCAGCCAAACAATTCGCCCACCAGATACGGTCCGGTGCGCGGATTGCGCCACCAATCAGCGTCAAAGCGCCCAATCAGCGATTCATTCAACAACGCCTGTAGCTGCCAAGCACGGAGGTAACGCGCCGCATAGAACCGCGGATCCACGTCGAGAAACGCGTCCGACGCCTGATACCGAAAGCCCGTGGCACCGCTCAGCGTTTCCACATACAGATCAGGAAGCGCGCTCCAGGGCACGCTACCGTCATAAATCTGCGTTTCGTAAATCAGCTTGGCGCAGTAGCGGCGCAAGAACTGCAGTTCCTCAAAACCCGCCGAACGTAGATAGCGAGGAAGATCGGACTTCTCGAGACGCGAATAGCGCAGCAACCACCCTCGATCCTGCAGCCGGTGGTCAAACAGCATCGCGTACCCTTCGGTGATTGAGTTGTCTCCCAACCAGC is a window from the Gemmatimonadota bacterium genome containing:
- a CDS encoding GAF domain-containing sensor histidine kinase; amino-acid sequence: MPRRRYVSRTPPAPPKVESAGHRELVAVREIVHAFLRADRPEEVFQFALDRVSPVVGAAFASVYLVDGASELMRLAAAYKWPERMRPWLSQMRVRVGFGPSGEAASERRAIEIPDVFSDQDLEDWHEVAREMGFRAIVALPLQTSTRVLGAVTFYFADTGDFTPDKRGLLRIVADQMAATAEKAELVDELRRTNAALVESNAELERQYLAVVDARRVKDEFLANVSLELRAPLTSVMSYLSSLREQIPEASAAEQLAEIDIARAASARLLEVVDALLDYTALQRGTIEIAVEEFDPRVPLREACRAARGHAEGVQLIAEEPVLALPLMRSDRKKITRILVSLLSNAFKFTAQGEVRVSVGVANGRTEYRVQDTGIGIDPADHATVFDEFRQLDGSTSRRFGGSGLGLALSRGLARLLGGDVTLESVPGDGSTFIVVLPLETVATVNPLATDAL
- a CDS encoding aminotransferase class IV; translated protein: MTTFYLNGQYVPREQALIPVEDRGFIFGDGIYEGVRYAAGRLFEWDAHAERMVNGLAGLRIPFGAEQVAALKGVQEKLVRDNGLQDGEAFLYLEVTRGAAPRTHNFPTATVSPTVFVSASKFAVSRPLREQGGKAISYPDLRWKRRDWKTVNLLGNVLARQAAAEAGAYEAILNEDGIITEGAATNVFAMLDGTLRTHPLSQRILPGITRQVILELLAERGVALDETPIPADRLASASEIFVCGSTTDVTPIVTLDGKPVGNGQPGALTVKLRDAFEARLYQAAGSVR